CCTCCACCGACGGCAAGGGCCAGGAGCTCACCGTCTGGATCATGAAGGGCACCAACCCCGACGCCTCCGCCTTCTACGACAAGGTGTCCGACGCCTTCGAGGAGGAGACCGGCGCGACGGTCAAGATCGAGGAGATCCAGTGGGCAGACGCCCACGACCGCTTCGTGACCTCCATCGCCGGTGGCACGACTCCCGACATCGCCGAGACCGGAACCACCTGGACCGCCGAGTTCGCCGATGCCGGCGCGCTGCTGCCGATCGACGAGTACGTCGACGCCGAGAAGGGCCTCCGCGGCGACCTCGTCGAGGGTCTCGAAGTCGCCGGCACCTACGACGGAGAGCTGTACGGCATGCCGTGGTACGCCGGCGTCCGCTCGCTCGTGTACCGCGCCGACGTGTTCGAGGAGCTCGGACTCGAGGCTCCGAAGACGTGGGACGACATCGTCGCAGCGGGTGAGGCCATCAAGGCCGCCAAGCCCGACATGCTCCCCTTCCCCGTCCCCGGTGACGCCGAGTTCCAGGTCTACCCCTGGGTCTGGGGCGCGGGCGGCGAGATCGCCACGAAGGACGGCAAGACCTGGACGAGCGAGCTCGACAGCAAGGAATCGCAGGCGGGCATCGAGTTCTACACGGGCCTGGCCACCGAGCACGGCTTCTCCTCCGCAGGTGCCACCACCTGGAAGGAGACCGACCTCAGCGACGCGTTCACCCAGGGCAATGTCGCGATGATGCTCTCCGGCTCCTGGACGCCGAACAAGCTCATCGAGACCAACCCCGACCTCGAGGGCAAGATCGGTGCAGCAGTCATCCCGGGTGAAGACGGCGGCATCGCTCCCTCCGTGCTCGGCGGATCGCACCTCTCGATCTTCAACACGACCAAGAACGCCGACCTGGCGTGGGAGTTCGTCAAGCTGGTGACCACGGGCGACCTCGCCGAGCAGTGGTCGAACGAGACCGGGTACTTCCCGGGC
This DNA window, taken from Microbacterium maritypicum, encodes the following:
- a CDS encoding sugar ABC transporter substrate-binding protein, with the protein product MHKRILSAVALGAVATLALAGCAGGTDAASTDGKGQELTVWIMKGTNPDASAFYDKVSDAFEEETGATVKIEEIQWADAHDRFVTSIAGGTTPDIAETGTTWTAEFADAGALLPIDEYVDAEKGLRGDLVEGLEVAGTYDGELYGMPWYAGVRSLVYRADVFEELGLEAPKTWDDIVAAGEAIKAAKPDMLPFPVPGDAEFQVYPWVWGAGGEIATKDGKTWTSELDSKESQAGIEFYTGLATEHGFSSAGATTWKETDLSDAFTQGNVAMMLSGSWTPNKLIETNPDLEGKIGAAVIPGEDGGIAPSVLGGSHLSIFNTTKNADLAWEFVKLVTTGDLAEQWSNETGYFPGVQSAMEEALASTDPLVAPFAEQMVDGGASVPVTPNFGAVQAKKTTNSMIQAILSGQKDVATATKDAAAEMTELLNQK